One stretch of Candidatus Obscuribacterales bacterium DNA includes these proteins:
- a CDS encoding P-II family nitrogen regulator, giving the protein MKKVEAIIRPFKLDEVKIALVNAGIVGMTVSEVRGFGRQKGQTERYRGSEYTVEFLQKLKIEIVVEDDQVDMVVDKIILAARTGEIGDGKIFVTSVDSIIRIRTGEKNLEAI; this is encoded by the coding sequence ATGAAGAAAGTTGAAGCAATCATCCGTCCCTTCAAGCTAGATGAAGTGAAGATTGCCCTCGTCAATGCTGGCATCGTAGGGATGACCGTTTCAGAAGTACGCGGATTTGGTCGGCAAAAGGGTCAGACCGAGCGCTATCGTGGTTCTGAATATACGGTGGAGTTTCTACAAAAGCTCAAAATTGAGATTGTAGTCGAAGACGATCAGGTTGATATGGTGGTCGATAAGATCATCTTGGCGGCCCGCACCGGGGAAATTGGAGATGGCAAGATCTTTGTCACCTCTGTGGATTCGATTATTCGGATTCGCACCGGCGAGAAAAACCTAGAGGCTATCTA